A genomic window from Lathyrus oleraceus cultivar Zhongwan6 unplaced genomic scaffold, CAAS_Psat_ZW6_1.0 chrUn1178, whole genome shotgun sequence includes:
- the LOC127115132 gene encoding protein CASP, with product MDQRHALDQDQSSMLKVICSQRDRFRTRLRETEEEIRQLKEKIGVLTAELEKTKGDNVKLYGKIRYVQDYNVEKVVSRGSKKYAEDLESGFASDVESKYKKIYEEDINPFAAFSKKERDQRYKELGFRDRITLSSGRFLLGNKYARTFAFFYTIGLHILVFTCLYRMSALSYLSHGSDESRIGERTIDLPLPRGL from the exons ATGGATCAAAGGCATGCCTTAGATCAAGATCAGAGCTCTATGCTTAAAGTGATATGTAGTCAGAGAGATCGATTTAGGACACGCTTGAGAGAGACAGAAGAG GAAATAAGgcagttgaaggagaagattgGGGTATTAACAGCAGAGCTGGAAAAGACCAAAGGAGATAATGTTAAATTATACGGAAAAATTCGTTATGTCCAAGACTATAATGTTGAGAAAGTGGTTTCTCGGGGTTCTAAAAAG TATGCAGAAGATCTTGAAAGTGGTTTTGCATCAGATGTTGAATCTAAATACAAGAAGATATACGAGGAAGATATAAATCCTTTTGCTGCATTCTCAAAAAAG GAAAGAGATCAAAGATATAAGGAGTTGGGATTCAGGGACAGAATCACACTCAGCAGTGGACGATTTCTTCTCGGTAACAA GTATGCCCGAACTTTTGCATTCTTTTACACAATCGGGTTGCATATCTTGGTCTTTACCTGTCTCTATCGAATGTCAGCTTTGAGTTATCTTAG TCATGGCTCAGATGAATCTCGGATTGGAGAAAGAACCATTGATCTTCCACTTCCACGAGGACTGTAG